The Canis lupus dingo isolate Sandy chromosome 11, ASM325472v2, whole genome shotgun sequence genome includes a region encoding these proteins:
- the SKP1 gene encoding S-phase kinase-associated protein 1, which produces MPSIKLQSSDGEIFEVDVEIAKQSVTIKTMLEDLGMDDEGDDDPVPLPNVNAAILKKVIQWCTHHKDDPPPPEDDENKEKRTDDIPVWDQEFLKVDQGTLFELILAANYLDIKGLLDVTCKTVANMIKGKTPEEIRKTFNIKNDFTEEEEAQVRKENQWCEEK; this is translated from the exons ATGCCTTCAATTAAGTTGCAGAGTTCTGATGGAGAGATATTTGAAGTTGATGTTGAAATTGCCAAACAGTCTGTGACTATCAAGACCATGTTGGAAG ATTTGGGAATGGATGATGAAGGAGATGATGACCCAGTTCCTCTACCAAATGTTAACGCAGCAATATTAAAAAAG GTCATTCAGTGGTGCACCCACCACAAGGATGACCCCCCTCCTCCTGAGGATGATGAGAACAAAGAAAAGCGGACAGATGATATTCCTGTTTGGGACCAAGAATTCCTGAAAGTTGACCAAGGAACACTTTTTGAACTTATTCTG GCTGCGAACTACTTAGACATCAAAGGTTTGCTTGATGTTACATGCAAGACTGTTGCCAATATGATCAAGGGGAAAACTCCTGAGGAGATCCGTAAGACCTTCAATATCAAAAATGACTTTACTGAAGAAGAGGAAGCCCAG GTACGCAAAGAGAACCAGTGGTGTGAAGAGAAGTGA